Proteins from a genomic interval of Staphylococcus debuckii:
- a CDS encoding sugar porter family MFS transporter: MGKNFNKSLIFFLGALGGLLYGYDMGIISGALLFIGKDIHLTSSTEGLVVSSMLIGAIAGSALSGPASDKLGRRRVVFIIAIVYIVGALVLAFAPSMPVLVIGRIVIGLAVGGSTAIVPVYLSEMAPTDSRGSLSSLNQLMITIGILSSYLINYAFSGIEGWRWMLGLAVIPSLILLIGVAFMPESPRWLLEHRGEKAARKVMAMTFPANEIDKEIAEMKEINAISESTWNVLKSPWLRPTLIIGSVFALFQQIIGINAIIYYAPKIFTKAGLGDSASILGSVGIGTVNVLVTIVAIMIIDKIDRKKLLVIGNIGMVASLVIMAILIWSMGVQSSAWVSIICLTIFIIFFGISWGPVLWVMLPELFPMRARGAATGIAALVLSIGSLLVAQFFPMLTAVMPTQGVFLIFAVIGIGALFFVIKYLPETRGRSLEEIEAELRARTSATSADLNRHK; encoded by the coding sequence ATGGGGAAAAATTTTAATAAAAGCCTCATCTTTTTCCTAGGCGCATTAGGCGGTTTATTATACGGCTATGATATGGGAATCATTTCAGGCGCGCTGTTATTTATCGGAAAAGACATCCACTTAACAAGTAGTACTGAAGGACTTGTCGTATCATCTATGTTAATTGGTGCGATTGCTGGTTCTGCTTTGAGTGGTCCTGCTTCTGATAAACTCGGTCGTCGTCGTGTCGTATTTATTATCGCAATTGTCTATATTGTTGGTGCTTTAGTTTTAGCATTTGCACCTTCTATGCCGGTCTTAGTCATCGGACGTATTGTAATCGGACTTGCAGTCGGCGGGTCTACAGCCATTGTACCTGTTTACTTATCCGAAATGGCACCAACAGATTCACGTGGTTCGCTAAGTTCCTTGAACCAATTAATGATTACTATCGGTATTTTGTCTTCATATTTGATCAACTATGCATTTTCAGGTATCGAAGGATGGAGATGGATGCTTGGGCTAGCCGTAATACCATCTTTAATTTTATTAATCGGTGTAGCCTTTATGCCGGAAAGTCCAAGATGGCTGCTTGAACACCGTGGTGAAAAAGCAGCACGTAAAGTCATGGCAATGACTTTCCCAGCCAATGAAATCGACAAAGAGATTGCAGAAATGAAAGAAATCAATGCGATTTCTGAAAGTACATGGAATGTATTGAAATCACCTTGGTTACGTCCAACGTTAATTATCGGTAGTGTTTTTGCCTTGTTCCAACAAATTATTGGTATTAATGCTATTATTTACTACGCACCGAAAATCTTTACTAAAGCAGGATTAGGAGATTCCGCTTCAATCCTTGGCTCAGTAGGTATCGGTACAGTAAACGTATTAGTTACCATCGTGGCGATTATGATTATTGATAAAATTGATCGAAAAAAATTATTGGTAATCGGTAATATCGGTATGGTTGCTTCATTAGTAATTATGGCGATTTTAATCTGGTCTATGGGAGTACAATCCTCTGCATGGGTCAGCATTATCTGCCTAACTATCTTTATCATTTTCTTCGGTATTTCATGGGGACCTGTATTATGGGTAATGTTGCCAGAATTATTCCCGATGCGTGCACGTGGTGCTGCAACAGGAATTGCAGCTTTAGTCCTTTCAATCGGAAGCTTATTAGTTGCACAATTCTTCCCAATGTTAACAGCAGTAATGCCGACACAAGGTGTATTCTTAATCTTTGCTGTAATTGGTATCGGAGCCCTCTTCTTCGTTATCAAATACTTACCAGAAACACGCGGTCGCAGTTTAGAAGAAATCGAAGCAGAATTACGCGCACGTACTTCTGCAACTTCAGCTGATTTAAACCGTCATAAATAA
- a CDS encoding DUF2871 domain-containing protein, with product MRRILYTFLTYTIIGLLSGVYYRELTKAYNFTGDTQLVVVHTHTLMLGMFMFLILIVFEKLFQLSKYYLFNWFYYVYNIGVVVTVGMMATKGTMQVVGAHVSPGLAGIAGLGHMTLSAGFIILFFLLKKAILTDPIDGKPSQK from the coding sequence ATGCGCAGAATACTATATACATTTTTGACTTATACCATTATCGGTTTACTAAGCGGCGTCTATTATCGAGAGCTAACAAAAGCTTATAATTTTACGGGTGACACACAACTTGTCGTGGTACATACGCATACTTTAATGTTAGGTATGTTTATGTTCTTGATATTAATTGTCTTTGAAAAACTTTTCCAACTAAGTAAATATTATTTATTCAATTGGTTCTATTATGTTTATAACATCGGTGTAGTTGTGACAGTAGGAATGATGGCGACTAAAGGTACAATGCAAGTAGTAGGCGCTCATGTTTCGCCAGGACTTGCAGGCATCGCAGGACTTGGTCACATGACATTATCTGCTGGCTTCATTATTTTATTCTTCTTATTGAAGAAAGCTATTTTAACAGATCCGATTGATGGTAAACCATCACAAAAATAA
- a CDS encoding MarR family winged helix-turn-helix transcriptional regulator gives MATTIQYLIRMISNEMKMKADRLLEPYGITQEQAQILRFIFEHEDKAITQNDFLETFQLKGATVSSTLTSLKKKKLIEHYVDEEDTRKKLVGLSRTAYKEVRDIIEILNKVESAIFEGIPEADRAALKAILLTMHDNLQELDEM, from the coding sequence ATGGCCACTACAATACAATACTTAATCAGAATGATTTCAAATGAAATGAAAATGAAAGCCGATCGTCTTTTAGAACCTTATGGGATTACACAAGAACAAGCTCAAATCTTGCGCTTTATTTTTGAGCATGAAGATAAAGCAATCACGCAGAACGATTTCTTAGAAACCTTCCAACTGAAAGGTGCGACTGTCAGCAGCACTTTGACGAGTTTGAAAAAGAAAAAATTGATAGAGCACTATGTAGATGAAGAGGACACCAGAAAGAAGTTAGTCGGACTCAGCCGAACAGCATATAAAGAAGTAAGGGATATTATTGAAATATTGAATAAGGTAGAGAGCGCGATATTTGAAGGGATTCCTGAAGCAGACCGCGCTGCATTGAAAGCTATCCTATTGACTATGCACGATAATTTGCAAGAGTTAGATGAAATGTAA
- a CDS encoding NAD(P)/FAD-dependent oxidoreductase — MKDVTIIGGGPAGLYASFYAGLRGMSVRLIDVQDKLGGKMQLYPEKIIWDIGGIAPKPCYQIIEDMIEQGLHFQPEVNLETRVTNIEKLGERHFKITTDKDEVFETKSVIIAVGGGIINPKPLDIKDAERYQISNLHYVVQKLSRFAGKKVVISGAGNAALDWACDMAPYAESVRLVYRKDKMKGYEGTQAKLCDKDVILHPNSQITALIGDDQHEKIKEIVLENNETGEAETIPVDEVIISHGFDIENPLLEEAATQLEMENEYQIKGQGNTQTSVDGIFACGDIIHHGAKAHLIASAFSDAGNAANLAKLYIEPNAAEEGYVSSHNEIFKEDNKEIIEKYNQE; from the coding sequence ATGAAAGATGTAACTATCATCGGCGGTGGACCTGCAGGCTTATATGCCAGTTTCTATGCAGGATTGCGCGGTATGTCGGTGCGTTTAATAGATGTTCAAGATAAATTAGGCGGCAAGATGCAGCTCTATCCTGAAAAAATTATTTGGGATATCGGCGGCATTGCTCCGAAACCTTGTTACCAAATTATTGAAGATATGATTGAGCAAGGTTTACATTTTCAACCCGAAGTCAATTTAGAAACACGTGTGACGAATATTGAAAAATTAGGTGAACGTCATTTCAAAATTACGACAGATAAAGATGAAGTGTTTGAAACGAAGTCAGTAATTATTGCAGTAGGCGGCGGAATTATTAATCCGAAACCGTTGGATATTAAAGACGCTGAACGTTATCAAATTTCGAACTTGCATTACGTTGTGCAGAAACTTTCACGCTTTGCTGGGAAAAAAGTTGTGATTTCCGGAGCAGGTAATGCAGCGCTGGACTGGGCTTGTGATATGGCGCCTTATGCTGAAAGTGTGAGATTGGTTTATCGCAAAGATAAAATGAAAGGTTATGAGGGAACGCAAGCTAAATTATGTGATAAGGACGTCATACTGCATCCTAACTCTCAAATTACGGCACTAATCGGTGATGATCAGCATGAAAAAATCAAAGAAATCGTGCTCGAGAACAATGAAACCGGAGAAGCAGAAACCATTCCAGTTGATGAAGTGATTATCAGCCATGGATTCGATATTGAAAATCCCCTGTTAGAAGAAGCGGCAACACAATTAGAAATGGAAAATGAATACCAAATCAAAGGACAAGGGAATACACAGACAAGTGTTGACGGCATCTTTGCATGCGGTGATATCATTCATCATGGTGCCAAAGCTCATTTGATTGCAAGTGCCTTTAGCGATGCAGGGAATGCTGCGAACTTAGCTAAGCTTTATATTGAACCTAATGCAGCTGAAGAAGGGTATGTATCCAGTCACAACGAAATCTTTAAAGAAGACAATAAAGAGATTATTGAAAAATATAATCAAGAATAA